The proteins below are encoded in one region of Danio rerio strain Tuebingen ecotype United States chromosome 14, GRCz12tu, whole genome shotgun sequence:
- the rnaseh2c gene encoding ribonuclease H2 subunit C — protein sequence MMTANSCVTSIRRDSIKQADKPQIHLLPCEVEHDGPAEVFKFFNPTVKERKHETTVSFRGRGLKGQELQCPQGYTGVVLKEVQKPASDQEDRVVKVSSVFHHFTYWNLETPPTSDDGVVMAMAWPELAEAIHGPVDD from the exons ATGACGGCAAATAGTTGTGTGACATCCATCCGACGTGATTCCATCAAACAAGCTGACAAACCACAGATCCACCTGTTACCTTGTGAAGTAGAGCATGACGGACCCGCCGAAGTCTTCAAGTTCTTTAATCCCACAGTGAAGGAACGCAAACATG AAACCACAGTATCATTCAGAGGCCGAGGGCTGAAGGGTCAGGAGTTGCAATGCCCACAAGGATACACAGGAGTGGTGCTGAAAGAGGTCCAGAAGCCGGCATCTGATCAAGAG GACAGAGTAGTAAAAGTTTCTTCAGTGTTTCATCATTTCACATACTGGAATTTGGAGACGCCTCCCACATCTGATGACGGAGTTGTGATGGCGATGGCATGGCCAGAGTTAGCAGAGGCG ATACATGGACCAGTGGATGACTGA